The genomic stretch AATATCATTTAATATATTAAAATGATTATATATAAATATAGAACTATCAATATTATCTTTAAGGCTCTTTTCCAAATTGGACAAAACATTATTATTATTTATACCTATATAAGTTTGAAGCTCATCACCAAAAAAATAAACCGATACAATATTCGCTTTGCACAAAGCAAATAATTCATCATCATTCATTTTTGATTTATTATAATCGATAATATTTCCATTTTCATATATATTAATTATTTTCTGAAGATATTTTTTATATATATTAGCAGTGTATGTACAATCTATATAATTAGTAATTTTAATACTTTCTTTTAGTATAATACTTTCTATAATAGGTTTAACATTAGGAAGAAAGTATAAGGTATCATCATGAGAGTTTAATCTTCTTCTTTTTATTTTTAAATATAAAAGTCCGGATTTTTTTATTTCATCTATATAATTAAAGAAAGCAGGTATTTGTTTTTGAGTATATTTAAGAGAATATGCTATATCTATAGAGTTTAACTCTTTGCTTTCATTTTTTAAAACATAAAGCACAATGTTTTTAGCTTCTTTAGATAAAGTATAAAATTTAAAAGAAACAATAAAAACATTAGAAGATTTTGTTTCTAAATCATCTGTATTTTTTACTTTCCAAATTTTGTATAATTCTTTTAAACTATCTTGAGAAATTTGATCATACATATTGCTATTCTTATTTAATTATAAAGTATTTAAAAAATCCTTGCTCTACATCATCAGGTCTTTTAGACTGTATCCAAGCAATCATAGGCTGACCTTTTATATGTCTGTACGGAACAAGTCCCCACATTCTGCTGTCGCAGCTTTGATCTCTATTATCTCCCATTACAAAGAAATAATCCTCTGGAACATTATATATATATTCATCAGGTCTGTCTTTGGCATTAGGAACATATATATTCATCCAATACCATAATTTTATATCATCGCTTACTATCTCATCATTTATATAAACTTCAAAAGAGCTGTAATCATTATAATAATCTGTTTTATCAACTATCTTTTTAAATATCATAACATCACCTTTTTTAGGAACATAAATAGGTCCATATATATCTATACGAGGAACAAACTCTCTATCATTTCCATAAAAGAAATAACCCCATTTATCTTCTATTTCATTTCCATTTATAATTATTTTTTTATTTCTAATTTCAACTGTTTCTCCAGCAGTAGCTATAACACGCTTAACAAATTCTTTTCTAGGATCCAAATCTACAGTTTTAAGTCCCAAAAATAAATTAGCAGGTGCTAAATGAGTGCCTCCAGTAAGTTTTTCTCCTATATAGTCTGCAAGTAAAAATCTAGGGTCCCAAGTAAAAGGAGTAAGAGCAAACACCATAACTGGAAGTTTTAAAAATTGAACCAATGGAGAAGGCTCATAATAAGGCATAGCAGACTCGCATCCGAAAGAAGCAGAAGGAGGAGCTCTGAATACCACCAAATCCCCCCTTTGAGGAGATTTTATTTTAGGAAGTCTGTATCCTAAAAGCCCATCTGTAAAAGGCAATTTAACCCCATAAACAAATCTATTTGCAAAGAGTCTGTCTCCGGGCATTATAATAGGTATCATAGAGCCTGTTGGTATTTGATAATTCTGTATTAAAAATGTATTTATAAGAAGCACAATAACTATTGCATATAATATTTCTTTTAATGTATGTTTAAAATTACGGCATTCGCCTATTATTGTTTCTGTAATATTTTTTATAGGATTCTCCATTAACTTAACCCCTTGCAATAATAAATATTGATGTAAAAGTATATAATAAAACTGTTAAAATAGCAATTGTATAAAAAGAATTTACTAGAAAATATAAAATTATTAATCTAATACTGGAAGGCTAACACCGAGTTTATAAAACTTCACTAAATCGCTAATTTGTTCTTTTTTTTCAAAATCTATGATTTTATTGTTTGAATCATCTGAAGGATATATTATAATACAATTTGGAATATAATTTTCAATATCATTTGTAAACTCTTTTACTATACTTTCAACTCTTCCATATCCTGAAAGCTGCCTAATATCTTCTATGTTTATACCATTATTACAGCTGCTTTTATATTTAGTATCTGCTATATAATCATATCCATTGCACTTAATAATAAAATCAGGTTTTAATTTATGACGGCTATATACTTCTTGATATAATATTTTTGCATTTTTATTTTTTAGTGAATCATCAAGTAAAGCATAAACATATTTCTCAAATAATAATGACATATCAATATAGAAAGGAGGAGCATAATTTTCTTTATTTGAATCTTTATACCTTTTTAATTTGATTATATTAATAGCTAATTTTATAAGCAGCTTATATTTTTTGTATAGCGGATTTAATTTTATATTATGAAGTTCATAAAAATGAAGTTCATCAGATACTTCAGAAAAAAAGGTCATACAAGAAAAAGAATTATAAATACTTCCTATATTGGAGTAGCATATTTTTAATGCCTTTTTTAGTATTCTATTTTCCAAGCAGTTTATATCATAATCAAAATAAGAACAGTATACTCTGTCATTTCTAGCAGTCATAATATTTTTCTTTATATGATTTGAAAAATCTATTTTACCTTTTATTTTTGAATTAAGATTTTCTTCTTTTCTTATAAAATTTCTTTTAAGTCCGTTATGAAGCTCTAATTCAAGCATTCTCAAAAAATGTATACTTGTTAAAGCATCAAGTCCTTTTATTAATATGCTTCCTTTATAATCTATAGCAGGCTCTTCAAAATTAATGCTGTATATTTTATCAAAGTCTTTTATCATACTTGAATAAGACAAGCATTTTGAAAACATTTTCATAAAATCAATATTATCTATTTTAGGATTAATTATAATATTTTTTGTATATTCATTATCAAGCCAGAAAGCACCTATATAATAGGAAAGAGTTTTTCCAAATGAATTTTTCCCAAATATGTATTCTCTGTATTTTGAATTATTTATATGTTCAATAAGTGAATCACAATTTATCTCATTATGCTCATTAAATGAAGCAGAATTATTTTTACAAAATTCGCATTCGCATTGATTATTTAAATTATCCATAAGAATTATATTGCCAAATCTTTAATAGATTTTTTTATATTGTCATCACTTTTTAATATACCGTCTTTATAATACTCTAATAATAAAGGCTTTATTTCATAATCTAATTTTCTTTTTAGCTCTTCTTCATCTTTAGCCATAAAATAGCTATGCCCTATCATAATATCATCAATCTCGAATTCTTCATTTAATTTTTCTTTAATAATGTTTTCTATATTATTAAATAGTGTAGAAGCTTTTGATTTTAATTCTTCATTATCATTATAATAATTTTCAATTTTTTCTTTATCTGCTTTAATAGTTATAAATGCAAATCTTCTTCTTAAAGCATAATCAATATAACCTATGCTTCTGTCAGTTGTATTCATAGTACCTATTATATATAAATTGCTAGGCACAGAAAATATTTCTTTGGAATAAGGCAGTTTAACTTCTATTTCATTGTCAGCATTTTTTCTTTTATCAGCTTCCAATAATGTAATAAGCTCTCCGAATATTTTTGCTATATTACCGCGGTTAATT from Brachyspira murdochii DSM 12563 encodes the following:
- the lepB gene encoding signal peptidase I, with amino-acid sequence MENPIKNITETIIGECRNFKHTLKEILYAIVIVLLINTFLIQNYQIPTGSMIPIIMPGDRLFANRFVYGVKLPFTDGLLGYRLPKIKSPQRGDLVVFRAPPSASFGCESAMPYYEPSPLVQFLKLPVMVFALTPFTWDPRFLLADYIGEKLTGGTHLAPANLFLGLKTVDLDPRKEFVKRVIATAGETVEIRNKKIIINGNEIEDKWGYFFYGNDREFVPRIDIYGPIYVPKKGDVMIFKKIVDKTDYYNDYSSFEVYINDEIVSDDIKLWYWMNIYVPNAKDRPDEYIYNVPEDYFFVMGDNRDQSCDSRMWGLVPYRHIKGQPMIAWIQSKRPDDVEQGFFKYFIIK
- a CDS encoding 5-methylcytosine restriction system specificity protein McrC; this encodes MDNLNNQCECEFCKNNSASFNEHNEINCDSLIEHINNSKYREYIFGKNSFGKTLSYYIGAFWLDNEYTKNIIINPKIDNIDFMKMFSKCLSYSSMIKDFDKIYSINFEEPAIDYKGSILIKGLDALTSIHFLRMLELELHNGLKRNFIRKEENLNSKIKGKIDFSNHIKKNIMTARNDRVYCSYFDYDINCLENRILKKALKICYSNIGSIYNSFSCMTFFSEVSDELHFYELHNIKLNPLYKKYKLLIKLAINIIKLKRYKDSNKENYAPPFYIDMSLLFEKYVYALLDDSLKNKNAKILYQEVYSRHKLKPDFIIKCNGYDYIADTKYKSSCNNGINIEDIRQLSGYGRVESIVKEFTNDIENYIPNCIIIYPSDDSNNKIIDFEKKEQISDLVKFYKLGVSLPVLD